The Sphingobium sp. JS3065 genome includes a region encoding these proteins:
- a CDS encoding DUF499 domain-containing protein: MAKSTRQQVFEGMELLPEALIPFVEKRLESSLKGHWQVQVLEKLPGLRPNGKGEVGWDQAALFNAMDRFWMDAFKAVLGRAERSLVNELVDVRNKLSHNETFTYDDAERALDSMRRLMEAISAGETAEQLSRMRDTILRTKFTELQRNEERRKTQRLDISVETVAGLLPWREVVEPHQDVATGEFQQAEFAADLGKVHTGSAPAEYRDPQQFFSRTYLTEGLSTLLVGAAKRLSGGGGDPVVELQTNFGGGKTHSMLALYHMAGGTPAQDLSGLDQLLDEHGLAVPAKINRAVLVGTSRGPQDVLNATGDRKIRTTWGELAWQLGGEDAFDMIAENDAKGIAPGSNLLEEIFNKYSPCLILIDEWVAYLRQIYRVEGLPSGSFDANLSFVQSLTEAVKASPGTLLVASLPASQIEVGGEGGQEALARLKQTFSRVESSWRPASQEESYEIVRRRLFKQIPGDKFHHRDNTLKQFAKLYRENSNDFPQGCADEDYRRKLEKAYPIHPELFDQLYTSWGSLEKFQRTRGVLRLMAQVIHELWMNGDPSVMIMPGSVSVSSPRVEPELLHYLDVSWQSIIAADVDGTAATPYKVDQSAPNLNRYSATRRVARAIFMGTAPTHQQQNTGLDDKQINLGVVQPGERPAIFGDALRRLTNQAKFMHADLGRYWYSMSASLNRIAADRAAQLESALVLMTIDNELTKYINGIADRGHFDAVQVAPSTSAEVPDEAGGVRAVVLGVAHPHTGRDGSEALTEAKEILIQRGSTPRVYRNMLVFIAAEARQLDNLKDAVRSALAWGEIVRDTDRLNLTQSDSALAKAKLTEANETVKTRLKEAWCYLHYPVQESAQAEVEWVSGKVPAQDGLLARASKKLVAEEGLLPELGPTRLDRDLQKYIWNGKPHLSLKDLWEYLNRYTYLPRLKNQAVLVKTVQAAIAGMLPGPFGFAERWDDKTDTYLGLAIERATNAAVVIDSDSVIIKPDVAEAHRAAPVQPGSPTVPGAPASPEGAPPIAGPADGTPDTPPPERKPTRFLGTVMISAERPAREIHQIVEGIVEQLTTIPGSVVSLKLEIDADVPSGLDRAKVRTLIENANTLGFIDKSVE, translated from the coding sequence ATGGCCAAAAGTACGCGCCAGCAAGTGTTTGAAGGTATGGAGCTGCTGCCCGAGGCGCTGATCCCTTTTGTGGAAAAGCGGCTGGAGAGTTCGCTTAAGGGGCATTGGCAGGTCCAGGTGCTGGAGAAGCTGCCCGGCCTGCGCCCCAACGGCAAAGGCGAAGTGGGCTGGGATCAGGCCGCCCTCTTCAACGCCATGGACCGCTTCTGGATGGACGCGTTCAAGGCCGTGCTGGGTCGCGCCGAGCGATCTTTGGTCAATGAGTTGGTCGACGTCCGCAACAAGCTCTCGCACAACGAGACCTTCACTTACGATGACGCCGAGCGCGCGCTGGACTCCATGCGCCGTCTGATGGAGGCGATCAGCGCTGGCGAGACGGCCGAGCAGCTCTCCAGGATGCGCGATACGATCCTGCGCACGAAATTCACCGAGCTTCAGCGCAATGAGGAGCGTCGCAAGACGCAGCGGCTGGATATCTCCGTCGAGACCGTTGCTGGCCTGCTTCCCTGGCGCGAGGTGGTCGAGCCCCACCAGGACGTAGCCACCGGCGAGTTCCAGCAGGCCGAATTCGCGGCCGACCTCGGCAAGGTTCATACGGGCAGCGCTCCGGCAGAATACCGTGATCCGCAGCAATTCTTCAGCCGGACCTATCTGACCGAAGGCTTAAGTACGCTGCTTGTAGGTGCCGCCAAACGCCTGTCGGGCGGTGGCGGTGATCCGGTTGTCGAGCTGCAAACCAACTTTGGCGGCGGCAAGACCCACTCGATGCTGGCGCTCTATCATATGGCTGGCGGTACGCCGGCGCAGGATCTGTCGGGTCTCGATCAACTGCTCGATGAGCATGGTCTGGCGGTCCCGGCCAAGATAAATCGCGCCGTTCTGGTCGGAACGTCGCGCGGGCCGCAGGACGTTCTCAACGCCACTGGCGACAGGAAAATCCGCACGACCTGGGGCGAGCTGGCATGGCAGCTCGGTGGCGAAGACGCCTTCGACATGATCGCGGAGAATGACGCGAAGGGCATCGCGCCTGGGTCGAACCTCCTCGAGGAAATCTTCAACAAATACTCGCCGTGCCTGATCCTGATCGACGAATGGGTCGCCTATCTGCGCCAAATCTACCGGGTCGAAGGTCTCCCGTCCGGCTCATTTGACGCCAACCTGTCGTTCGTCCAGTCGCTGACCGAAGCCGTGAAGGCGAGCCCGGGCACATTGCTGGTGGCGTCGCTGCCCGCGTCGCAGATCGAAGTCGGCGGCGAAGGTGGCCAGGAAGCTCTGGCTCGGCTGAAGCAGACCTTTAGTCGCGTGGAATCGTCATGGCGTCCGGCTTCGCAGGAAGAGAGCTACGAAATCGTTCGCCGTCGGCTCTTCAAGCAGATCCCCGGCGATAAATTCCATCACCGCGATAATACGCTCAAGCAGTTCGCCAAGCTTTATCGCGAGAACTCGAACGACTTCCCGCAGGGCTGCGCCGACGAAGATTATCGTCGAAAGCTGGAGAAGGCCTATCCCATCCATCCGGAGCTGTTCGATCAGCTCTACACGAGCTGGGGCTCGCTGGAAAAATTTCAGCGTACGCGTGGCGTTCTGCGGCTTATGGCGCAGGTCATCCACGAATTGTGGATGAACGGTGACCCGTCCGTGATGATCATGCCTGGCAGCGTCTCAGTCAGTTCGCCGCGGGTGGAACCCGAACTGCTGCACTACCTCGATGTCAGTTGGCAGTCGATCATCGCGGCTGACGTCGATGGCACGGCCGCCACGCCGTACAAAGTCGATCAGTCCGCGCCGAACCTCAATCGCTACTCAGCGACGCGGCGCGTGGCCCGGGCGATCTTCATGGGTACGGCACCGACGCATCAGCAGCAGAATACGGGCCTCGACGACAAGCAGATCAATCTGGGCGTCGTCCAGCCCGGCGAGCGCCCTGCCATCTTTGGCGACGCGCTGCGGCGGCTGACCAATCAAGCCAAGTTCATGCACGCCGATCTGGGGCGCTACTGGTACTCGATGTCGGCCAGCCTCAACCGCATCGCGGCGGATCGTGCCGCGCAGCTTGAAAGCGCGCTGGTCCTGATGACCATCGACAATGAGCTGACGAAATACATCAACGGCATCGCTGACCGTGGTCATTTCGACGCCGTGCAGGTGGCGCCCTCGACCTCCGCGGAGGTGCCCGATGAGGCAGGTGGCGTTCGCGCTGTCGTGCTGGGTGTCGCCCATCCCCATACCGGACGCGACGGATCCGAGGCGCTGACCGAGGCCAAGGAGATATTGATCCAGCGCGGCAGCACGCCGCGCGTCTATCGTAATATGCTGGTTTTCATCGCTGCGGAGGCACGTCAGCTCGACAACCTCAAGGATGCCGTCCGCTCGGCCTTGGCCTGGGGCGAGATCGTCCGCGATACGGATCGGCTCAACCTGACCCAGAGCGACAGCGCGCTGGCCAAAGCGAAGCTCACCGAGGCGAACGAGACCGTCAAGACACGCCTGAAAGAAGCGTGGTGCTATCTTCACTATCCGGTCCAGGAGAGCGCGCAGGCCGAAGTCGAGTGGGTTTCGGGCAAGGTGCCAGCCCAGGACGGTCTTCTTGCGCGGGCGAGCAAGAAGCTGGTGGCGGAGGAGGGGTTGCTCCCCGAGCTTGGCCCCACTCGCCTTGACCGGGATCTCCAGAAATACATCTGGAACGGCAAGCCGCATCTCTCGCTCAAGGATCTGTGGGAATATCTGAACCGCTACACCTACCTGCCCCGGCTTAAGAACCAGGCTGTGCTGGTGAAGACGGTGCAGGCCGCCATTGCGGGGATGCTGCCCGGGCCGTTTGGTTTTGCGGAGCGGTGGGACGACAAGACCGACACCTATCTAGGACTGGCGATCGAGCGCGCCACCAACGCCGCCGTTGTGATCGATAGCGACAGTGTCATCATCAAGCCTGACGTGGCTGAAGCGCATCGCGCGGCGCCGGTGCAGCCCGGTTCGCCCACCGTCCCAGGCGCTCCCGCCAGTCCAGAAGGTGCGCCACCGATCGCCGGTCCCGCAGATGGAACGCCGGATACCCCGCCGCCGGAGCGCAAGCCGACCCGGTTCCTAGGAACCGTCATGATCTCGGCCGAGCGACCGGCGCGGGAAATTCATCAAATCGTCGAAGGTATCGTAGAGCAACTCACGACGATCCCCGGCAGCGTAGTTTCGCTCAAGCTCGAAATCGACGCCGACGTTCCATCAGGTTTAGACCGAGCCAAGGTCCGGACGTTGATTGAAAATGCGAACACCCTCGGGTTCATAGACAAATCTGTTGAATAA
- a CDS encoding conjugal transfer protein TraG N-terminal domain-containing protein — MVEIFTVGGGDYLVNVFQAVAAWTGNGGYKSLLQVVMVMGLALSALTLAFNQDWRAWINWFLGATLMYSCLMVPRIDVHVTDRLNPSLAPANVSNVPLGLALMASFTSQVGDYLTGSAEVVFGLPGDLNYSRNGMIYGARLYDATRSLRISDPEFAANLDEHFRQCVFYDVLLGRYSMKELAETNDIWATIAPGSQARAQRFLTRDAASGQVTSTIITCREAFDALNAQWTGLIDGMGTVFGRQLYPNQTAALAKAKLFSDLPVAYQYLAGVSASATDIFKQTLTINAMSQAMHSLSGASGAGNVDVYAQTRADIQTERTYGSIASNAMKWVPLLNVVLTVLFYALFPVLFPLFLLPKTGPLALKGYVTGFFYLAAWGPLFVILHMMLMFKGAADMSAVAGSNGLSLASFTGMADVNSDIGLLAGYLIASVPFLAGGVAKGAMAISHHATSYLNPSQNAAEEAAREASTGNVALGNTSLENSSVMTRQFAQGTIAPSFTYGAAQTRTLSDTGTTTTSFPEASYDQLPNSSYPFTPTLGQEFTSRLSTMASQARSNSETYANVATESTASAVSQFRELRNQFSRGSAFESATGTSNSDSIQTAFSEVDQASTNLQRQFGLSRRAADDITTAWFLGGEAGASAGVTNGVASANVGLKGGGNRTWTDSDIGIASEDRSRIFGSLAQMSDSRNWSSTRDGFVRSVSTSSSSSVTTTASGMNASLTEAQSYSREARRAEELANRLESQAAFVEGSSAAGSLNLSQAYREWGLAEIERNRDYYGNVRFDDVTFQLSPEGQALQGKFIESYAEQLRDGIDDRLVLTPGEPVSRPTMSGPAAVRGRASISGGAPSNVPQVAPSNVHDEVQRVQAAGRQRIGASRGRLDAVTKGAQGASSEAADDVKEW; from the coding sequence ATGGTCGAGATTTTCACGGTTGGCGGCGGCGACTACCTGGTCAACGTGTTCCAGGCAGTCGCGGCATGGACCGGCAACGGCGGCTACAAGAGCCTGCTCCAGGTGGTGATGGTAATGGGGCTGGCGCTCTCAGCGCTGACCCTCGCCTTCAACCAGGACTGGCGCGCGTGGATCAACTGGTTCCTCGGCGCGACGCTCATGTATTCCTGCCTGATGGTGCCGCGCATCGACGTGCATGTGACCGACCGGCTGAACCCCAGCCTGGCACCGGCCAATGTCAGCAATGTGCCTCTGGGCCTCGCGCTGATGGCGAGCTTCACCAGCCAGGTCGGCGACTATCTCACCGGCTCGGCCGAGGTCGTGTTCGGCCTGCCCGGCGATCTCAACTATTCGCGCAACGGCATGATCTACGGCGCACGGCTCTACGATGCGACACGGTCCTTGCGCATCTCCGACCCCGAATTCGCCGCCAATCTCGACGAGCATTTCCGGCAATGCGTGTTCTACGACGTGCTGCTTGGCCGCTATTCGATGAAGGAACTGGCCGAGACGAACGACATCTGGGCGACGATTGCGCCGGGGAGCCAGGCCCGGGCACAGCGCTTCCTGACCCGCGACGCCGCTTCGGGCCAGGTCACCTCGACGATCATCACCTGCCGCGAAGCATTCGATGCCCTGAATGCCCAGTGGACCGGCCTCATCGACGGCATGGGAACCGTCTTCGGCCGTCAGCTTTACCCCAATCAAACCGCAGCACTCGCCAAGGCCAAACTGTTCTCAGACCTGCCGGTCGCTTACCAGTACCTCGCCGGTGTGTCGGCCAGTGCGACCGACATTTTCAAGCAGACCCTGACGATCAATGCGATGAGCCAGGCGATGCATTCGCTTAGCGGCGCCAGCGGCGCGGGCAATGTCGACGTCTATGCCCAGACCCGTGCCGACATCCAGACCGAGCGCACCTATGGCTCGATCGCCAGCAATGCGATGAAATGGGTGCCGCTCCTAAATGTCGTGTTGACGGTCCTGTTTTACGCCCTCTTCCCGGTGCTGTTTCCGCTGTTCCTGCTGCCCAAGACCGGCCCGCTGGCGCTCAAAGGCTATGTCACCGGATTCTTCTATCTCGCTGCTTGGGGTCCGCTGTTCGTGATCCTGCACATGATGCTGATGTTCAAGGGCGCGGCAGACATGAGCGCCGTTGCCGGCAGCAATGGCCTCAGCCTTGCCAGCTTCACCGGCATGGCCGACGTCAACAGCGATATCGGCCTGCTTGCCGGTTACCTGATCGCTTCGGTGCCGTTCCTGGCGGGCGGCGTCGCCAAGGGCGCGATGGCGATCTCGCACCACGCGACCAGCTACCTCAACCCCAGCCAGAATGCCGCCGAGGAAGCCGCTCGCGAAGCCAGCACGGGCAATGTGGCGCTGGGCAACACGAGCCTAGAGAATTCGAGCGTGATGACCCGGCAGTTCGCGCAAGGCACGATTGCGCCAAGCTTCACCTATGGTGCGGCGCAGACCCGCACGCTCAGCGACACGGGCACGACGACAACGAGCTTCCCCGAAGCCAGCTACGACCAGCTCCCGAACTCCAGCTATCCGTTCACGCCGACGCTCGGCCAGGAGTTCACCTCGCGCCTGTCCACCATGGCCTCGCAGGCCCGCTCGAACAGCGAGACCTATGCGAACGTCGCTACGGAATCTACCGCAAGCGCCGTCTCTCAATTCCGCGAACTGCGCAACCAGTTCAGCCGCGGCAGCGCATTCGAGAGCGCAACCGGCACCTCAAACTCCGACAGCATCCAGACCGCATTCAGCGAGGTCGATCAGGCCTCGACCAACCTGCAGCGCCAGTTCGGCCTCTCGCGCCGCGCCGCCGACGACATTACAACCGCATGGTTCCTCGGCGGTGAGGCCGGCGCTAGCGCTGGCGTCACAAATGGCGTCGCATCTGCAAACGTCGGCTTGAAAGGCGGAGGTAATCGAACCTGGACTGACAGTGACATCGGCATTGCCTCGGAAGATCGCTCGCGCATCTTCGGTAGCCTTGCGCAGATGTCGGACAGCCGCAACTGGTCGAGCACACGCGACGGGTTTGTTCGTTCCGTCAGCACTTCATCCAGCTCCTCGGTAACAACCACGGCCAGCGGCATGAATGCGTCTCTGACCGAAGCACAAAGTTACAGCCGCGAGGCTCGGCGGGCCGAGGAACTTGCGAACAGACTGGAAAGCCAGGCTGCATTCGTCGAGGGCAGCAGTGCCGCCGGTAGCCTCAACCTGTCTCAGGCATACCGGGAATGGGGCCTCGCCGAGATCGAGCGCAACCGCGACTACTATGGGAACGTAAGGTTCGACGACGTGACCTTCCAACTCAGTCCCGAAGGGCAGGCTTTGCAAGGCAAATTCATTGAGAGCTACGCGGAACAGCTTCGCGATGGCATCGACGATCGTCTGGTGCTTACGCCGGGAGAACCGGTATCCCGTCCCACAATGTCTGGCCCTGCGGCTGTTCGCGGTCGCGCCTCGATCAGTGGCGGCGCGCCGTCCAACGTACCGCAGGTGGCTCCCAGCAACGTCCACGATGAGGTCCAACGCGTTCAGGCAGCCGGCCGCCAGCGAATCGGGGCATCCAGAGGGCGTCTCGATGCGGTCACCAAGGGGGCGCAAGGGGCGAGCTCCGAGGCTGCCGATGATGTGAAGGAGTGGTAA
- a CDS encoding conjugal transfer protein TraH — translation MKRPKTVLLAALLAATIPLSSVSADVGSSMDSFLNDVGGAANVNGPTAFQGQSAGYYSLGNVWTRFPQKTTNIANLQLPRARAGCGGIDIFAGSFSFINASEIVAMLKAVANNAVGFAFSLAIDTVCPECSKIMQEFSQKAQLMNNLNINSCEMAQGLVGGIWPKGDLADKAICEAIGNSEGIFTDYAAAKHGCGTKGQRASTTAQGSGKYDDVNPGVARNYTWTILKKSAFFSPGGTFDRELAEYAMTLIGTIIYVPPKDDEPGKFVPIAGEASSTLVTSLLDGTGANRVLIFNCDETDKCLDPGFKSFALPASKALRPRVAALIDGMVQAIHDDTPITDAQKELLQVASIPLYKILTVQAAYGRGMPTDDRETLAEIASVDLLFAVLDRIVSEAGRSMSSFIGADEAKIAMWQGQVNVVRQALADRQANTHLRVTAIMQIIEKTAFIENVLATQMSPGMAAALDWSRGVQSRALTH, via the coding sequence ATGAAACGCCCAAAGACAGTGCTGCTCGCCGCGCTCCTCGCGGCCACCATCCCTCTCAGCAGCGTCTCGGCTGACGTCGGCAGTTCGATGGACTCGTTCCTGAACGATGTCGGCGGCGCGGCCAATGTGAACGGCCCGACCGCGTTCCAGGGCCAGTCGGCAGGTTATTACAGCCTCGGCAACGTCTGGACGCGCTTCCCCCAAAAGACGACCAACATCGCCAACCTGCAACTGCCGCGCGCGCGCGCCGGCTGCGGCGGTATCGATATCTTCGCCGGCTCATTCAGCTTCATCAATGCCAGCGAGATCGTCGCGATGCTGAAAGCGGTCGCCAACAATGCGGTCGGTTTTGCCTTCAGCCTCGCGATCGACACGGTCTGCCCGGAATGTTCGAAGATCATGCAGGAGTTCAGCCAGAAGGCTCAGCTCATGAACAACCTCAACATCAACAGCTGCGAGATGGCCCAGGGTCTGGTCGGCGGCATCTGGCCCAAGGGCGACCTTGCCGACAAGGCGATCTGCGAGGCGATCGGAAACTCTGAAGGCATCTTCACCGACTATGCTGCCGCCAAACATGGCTGCGGCACCAAGGGCCAGCGCGCCAGCACTACGGCGCAAGGGTCGGGCAAGTACGATGACGTCAATCCCGGGGTGGCTCGGAACTACACCTGGACCATCCTCAAGAAGTCGGCATTCTTCTCACCCGGCGGGACGTTCGACCGCGAACTGGCCGAATATGCGATGACGCTCATCGGCACGATCATCTATGTGCCGCCCAAGGACGACGAGCCGGGCAAGTTCGTGCCGATCGCCGGCGAAGCCTCCTCGACGCTCGTGACCTCGCTGCTCGATGGGACCGGGGCCAACCGTGTCCTCATTTTCAACTGCGATGAGACCGACAAGTGCCTCGATCCCGGCTTCAAGTCGTTCGCGCTGCCAGCGTCGAAGGCGCTGCGGCCGCGGGTCGCGGCGCTCATCGACGGCATGGTCCAGGCGATCCACGACGACACCCCGATCACCGATGCGCAGAAGGAACTGCTCCAGGTCGCCTCGATCCCGCTCTACAAGATCCTGACCGTCCAGGCCGCCTATGGCCGCGGTATGCCGACCGATGACCGCGAAACGCTGGCGGAGATCGCCAGTGTCGATCTGCTGTTCGCGGTCCTGGACCGGATCGTCAGCGAAGCGGGCCGGTCGATGTCGAGCTTCATCGGCGCCGACGAAGCCAAGATTGCCATGTGGCAGGGCCAGGTGAACGTGGTGCGCCAGGCGCTCGCCGACCGGCAGGCGAACACGCATCTGCGCGTCACCGCGATCATGCAGATCATCGAGAAGACAGCGTTCATCGAGAACGTGCTCGCGACCCAGATGTCGCCGGGCATGGCTGCCGCGCTCGACTGGTCGCGCGGGGTCCAGAGCCGCGCCCTCACCCACTGA
- a CDS encoding conjugal transfer protein TraF: MPAHASKVRRRLLAACLTLIASCPLPAAPASAEEPPLVTTSEKQDSFYCEQRRLGYWFYCTRPRQPEQDAAIPAPSASATSQLDAVTATLRELKAKAILEPTPANVTAYIRFQREQLDRASLFSDVWQRAIWQDPDLDYTLQRPVSTLGKRQWQDARTSERDTVMGNLSQRYGLFYFFAQSCGACEVMSPIVQGVASTWHITVRAISTDGGPSRHFPSYTVETNQRTRMGLEPKVTPAVVLWDAAKGRAIPVGYGVMSADELQDRIYLLTSKEAGRDY, from the coding sequence ATGCCCGCGCACGCCAGTAAGGTCAGGCGGCGGCTTCTGGCCGCCTGCCTCACGCTCATCGCCTCCTGCCCGCTTCCAGCCGCCCCGGCGTCGGCCGAGGAGCCGCCGCTTGTTACGACCAGCGAAAAGCAGGACAGCTTCTACTGCGAGCAGCGCAGGCTCGGATACTGGTTCTACTGCACCAGGCCCAGGCAGCCCGAGCAGGACGCGGCCATTCCGGCCCCGAGTGCCAGCGCGACCAGCCAGCTCGACGCGGTCACGGCGACCTTGCGCGAACTCAAGGCCAAGGCGATCCTGGAGCCGACCCCCGCCAATGTGACGGCCTATATCCGGTTCCAGCGCGAACAGCTCGACCGCGCCTCGCTGTTCAGCGATGTCTGGCAGCGGGCGATCTGGCAGGACCCCGACCTCGACTATACGCTGCAACGCCCCGTCTCGACGCTGGGCAAACGCCAATGGCAGGACGCGCGGACTTCCGAGCGCGACACGGTCATGGGCAATCTCTCGCAGCGATACGGCCTGTTCTACTTCTTCGCGCAGAGCTGCGGCGCCTGCGAGGTCATGTCGCCGATCGTCCAAGGCGTTGCATCGACCTGGCACATCACAGTGCGCGCGATCTCGACCGACGGCGGCCCCTCACGGCATTTCCCGAGCTACACCGTCGAGACCAACCAGCGCACCCGCATGGGGCTCGAGCCCAAGGTCACGCCGGCGGTTGTGCTGTGGGACGCCGCCAAGGGCCGCGCAATCCCGGTCGGCTACGGCGTGATGTCCGCCGACGAACTTCAGGACCGCATTTACCTCCTCACATCGAAGGAAGCCGGACGTGACTACTAG
- a CDS encoding conjugal transfer protein TraN, which yields MKGTFFASIALALMCPTLAHAQAQGTMDAAKADGKAFGKDKAGTAQNAATVQPDASRVPNFGGVPSQSGYFDDPDRMSREAASQTSTSTGYRTMKDSMDRRARFAPQDLDATIARSKVISDDPLSYTSGMAIGGTQGRCVPLPPGTGSAARYMATCNTGYTATQEMKNCPVTLTVRVEQRQVYGYYCVGGSGVDPATVYNCNRYPAPQCTVTQSYPINLCDPYLGIYWGCNSGDLRVDLVSCTSPVDGATPYTVTGENVVTATRDESQCASLAGDSTCQKDTETCADSDPVTRIVDGVAVTQPCWAWSRSYACATYTEAQDCQTLESTPGCKLVREDCLTDEPCRTWERVYDCPVPDQPASTNQFICDGDVYCIDGSCETIEREANDEFKDAAVALNAMGQARREFDPDTLSLFKGTRETCSSKVFGILNCCKGKGFPLIPGIQLLVALGCSREEMLLHERDVQGLCAYVGTYCSSSFLGVCLTKKKVYCCFESKLSRILQEQGRQQLGRPWGKPKTEQCLGFTIDEFARLDLSKMDFSEVYAEFTDAARLPDELQAATEIQQKIEDYYARARQ from the coding sequence ATGAAAGGCACCTTCTTCGCGAGCATCGCGCTCGCACTCATGTGCCCCACCCTCGCCCACGCTCAGGCCCAGGGCACCATGGACGCCGCCAAGGCCGACGGGAAAGCTTTCGGCAAGGACAAGGCCGGGACGGCGCAAAATGCCGCGACGGTCCAGCCCGATGCCAGCCGGGTGCCCAATTTCGGCGGGGTGCCGAGCCAATCGGGCTACTTCGACGACCCCGACCGGATGAGCCGCGAAGCGGCCAGTCAGACGAGCACCAGCACCGGCTATCGCACGATGAAGGATTCAATGGATCGGCGCGCACGCTTCGCGCCGCAGGATCTCGATGCGACTATTGCGCGCAGCAAGGTCATTAGTGACGATCCGCTCTCCTATACGAGCGGTATGGCGATCGGCGGCACGCAAGGCCGCTGCGTCCCCCTGCCTCCGGGAACCGGCAGCGCCGCACGCTACATGGCCACCTGCAACACCGGCTATACAGCGACCCAGGAGATGAAGAACTGCCCGGTGACGCTCACCGTCAGGGTCGAGCAGCGGCAGGTCTACGGCTATTATTGCGTTGGCGGCAGCGGGGTCGATCCAGCTACGGTCTACAACTGCAACCGCTATCCAGCGCCGCAATGCACGGTCACGCAGTCGTACCCGATCAACCTGTGCGATCCCTATCTGGGCATCTACTGGGGTTGCAACTCGGGCGACCTCCGGGTCGATCTGGTCAGCTGCACGTCACCGGTCGATGGCGCGACGCCCTATACGGTGACTGGCGAGAATGTCGTCACGGCGACCCGCGACGAAAGCCAGTGCGCCAGCCTCGCCGGTGACAGCACCTGCCAGAAGGATACCGAGACTTGCGCCGACAGCGATCCGGTGACGCGCATCGTCGATGGCGTGGCCGTCACCCAGCCCTGCTGGGCCTGGTCGCGCAGCTACGCTTGCGCGACCTATACCGAGGCGCAGGACTGCCAGACGCTGGAGAGCACGCCCGGCTGCAAACTGGTGCGCGAAGATTGCCTGACAGACGAGCCATGCCGGACCTGGGAGCGGGTTTATGACTGCCCGGTTCCCGACCAGCCGGCGAGCACAAACCAGTTCATCTGCGACGGCGACGTCTACTGCATCGACGGCTCGTGCGAGACGATCGAGCGCGAGGCCAATGACGAGTTCAAGGATGCCGCGGTTGCCCTCAATGCGATGGGGCAGGCACGCCGCGAGTTCGATCCCGACACCCTCAGCCTGTTCAAGGGCACCCGCGAAACCTGTTCGTCCAAGGTCTTCGGCATTCTCAATTGCTGCAAGGGCAAGGGCTTCCCGCTCATCCCGGGGATCCAGTTGCTCGTGGCGCTGGGGTGCAGCCGCGAGGAGATGCTGCTCCACGAGCGCGATGTGCAAGGCCTGTGCGCCTATGTCGGGACCTATTGCTCGTCCTCGTTCCTCGGCGTCTGCCTGACCAAGAAGAAGGTCTACTGCTGCTTCGAATCCAAGCTCTCGCGTATCCTCCAGGAGCAGGGCCGCCAGCAGCTCGGCAGGCCCTGGGGCAAGCCCAAGACCGAGCAGTGCCTTGGCTTCACTATCGACGAGTTCGCCCGGCTCGACCTCTCGAAGATGGATTTCAGCGAGGTCTATGCCGAGTTCACCGATGCCGCCCGCCTGCCTGACGAACTGCAGGCTGCCACCGAAATCCAGCAGAAAATCGAGGACTACTATGCCCGCGCACGCCAGTAA
- the trbC gene encoding type-F conjugative transfer system pilin assembly protein TrbC: protein MKTSLHHIVLAAIASTAALGGALAQSTAPDIDLEAIRARAASEAGEADALAAQARSRASAVTAEATASAEAGKTNGRRYANEPKPRGQSGDPTFDFDRMVVDAGDLAKQGMGEAPRFIAFASLSMPATALRQMMDDVTRAGGVVVFRGLTQGSAKVMTDALSRVLKPGEQMDGVGIDPRLFRAFDIEAVPAYVVTSSDFDLCDGFDCTTAVPPFDRMSGNVTTAHALTTFAQGSGPGAKLAAQHLARLERQRP, encoded by the coding sequence CAGCAATTGCGAGCACGGCGGCCCTCGGCGGCGCGCTTGCCCAGAGCACCGCCCCGGACATCGATCTCGAGGCGATCCGCGCGCGAGCGGCAAGCGAAGCCGGTGAGGCCGATGCACTCGCGGCCCAGGCCCGCTCGCGGGCCAGCGCGGTCACGGCCGAAGCCACTGCAAGCGCTGAAGCCGGCAAGACCAACGGTCGGCGCTATGCGAACGAACCCAAGCCGCGAGGGCAATCCGGCGATCCGACATTCGACTTCGACCGAATGGTTGTCGATGCCGGCGACCTGGCCAAGCAAGGCATGGGCGAGGCCCCCCGCTTCATTGCCTTTGCGTCGCTGTCGATGCCGGCCACCGCCCTTCGGCAGATGATGGATGACGTGACGCGCGCCGGCGGCGTGGTCGTGTTCCGCGGGCTTACGCAAGGCTCGGCCAAAGTCATGACCGATGCCTTGTCGCGTGTCCTGAAGCCCGGCGAGCAGATGGATGGTGTCGGGATCGACCCGCGTCTGTTCCGCGCCTTCGACATCGAAGCCGTGCCTGCCTACGTCGTCACCTCGAGCGACTTCGACCTGTGCGACGGGTTCGATTGCACCACCGCCGTCCCGCCCTTCGATCGCATGAGCGGCAACGTGACCACGGCCCATGCGCTCACGACCTTTGCGCAAGGCAGCGGCCCAGGCGCGAAGCTCGCCGCCCAGCATCTCGCCCGACTTGAAAGGCAAAGGCCATGA